The following is a genomic window from Polaribacter atrinae.
AATCACCAAAGTAGTGCCCGCTTCTTTGTTTAGTTCAAAAAGCAATTGAATTACTTTTTCACCAGTTTCTTCATCTAAATTCCCCGTTGGTTCATCGGCAAATAAAATAGAAGGTCTGTTAGAAAAAGCTCTTGCTAAAGCTACTCTTTGTTGCTCTCCTCCAGATAATTGAGAAGGGTAATGGTGTAGTCTATCTGCCAAACCTACTTTTTCTAATAATGCTGTACCAAACTTAGCTGCATTTTTATCACCTTGTAATTCTAAAGGAACAATAACGTTTTCTAAAGCAGTTAATGTAGGTAATAATTGAAAATTCTGAAAAATAAATCCGACTTCCTTGTTACGTAATGCTGCGCGTTCATCTTCATTTAAATCTTGTAAAGAGGTGCCACACAATTCAATAGTTCCAGAAGTTGGATAATCTAAACCTGCGCACAAACCTAATAAAGTAGTTTTTCCACTTCCTGAAGGCCCTACAATTGAAAATATACTTCCTTTTTCTACTTCAAATGAGATATTGCTAATTACTGTTAATTTTTTAGAACCGCTCGTATAAGTTTTCTCTAAATCATTAATCTTTAATATATTTGACATTACTTTTATTTAATTTTTTACTAAAATATTCCGATGTTGAAAAATAATCAATTGCTTATACATATCAACAATATATCTCAAAAGGTTTTCTTAAAATTTTGTTGTGTTTTTTTACTGATATTCATGTTTTCTTGTAAACAAGACACGACTAAAAATGCAACAAATACAGAAAAAACTACTACAGAAATCGAAATTAATCCGACAGAAACTAGTAGTGTAAAAACCATTGTTTTCTTTGGAGATAGTTTAACTGCAGGCTATGGATTAGAAGATGTAAACGATGCTTTTCCAGGAATCATTCAACAAAAAATAGACTCTTTAGAGTTAGGATATACTATTGTAAATTCTGGTGTTAGTGGTGAAACTACCTCTGGTGGAAAAAATAGAATTGATTGGGTGCTGAATCAAAAACCAACTATTTTTATTTTAGAATTGGGTGCTAATGATGGTTTAAGAGGTGTGCCGTTAAAACAATCTAAAGAAAACCTACAAGCTATTATAGATGCTGTTAAAAAGAAATATCCAGATACGATTATTGTACTAGCCGGAATGCAAATTCCACCAAATATGGGGCAAGAATATACTTCTGAGTTTAAAAATATGTTCCCAGATTTGGCTAAAAAAAATGATTTGCCTTTAATTCCTTTTTTATTAGAAAATGTAGGTGGTATCTCCGATTTAAATCAACGAGACGGAATTCATCCT
Proteins encoded in this region:
- a CDS encoding ABC transporter ATP-binding protein, which gives rise to MSNILKINDLEKTYTSGSKKLTVISNISFEVEKGSIFSIVGPSGSGKTTLLGLCAGLDYPTSGTIELCGTSLQDLNEDERAALRNKEVGFIFQNFQLLPTLTALENVIVPLELQGDKNAAKFGTALLEKVGLADRLHHYPSQLSGGEQQRVALARAFSNRPSILFADEPTGNLDEETGEKVIQLLFELNKEAGTTLVIITHDLDLANRTQQILRLKGGKIISNEKTNTVNA
- a CDS encoding arylesterase, with product MFSCKQDTTKNATNTEKTTTEIEINPTETSSVKTIVFFGDSLTAGYGLEDVNDAFPGIIQQKIDSLELGYTIVNSGVSGETTSGGKNRIDWVLNQKPTIFILELGANDGLRGVPLKQSKENLQAIIDAVKKKYPDTIIVLAGMQIPPNMGQEYTSEFKNMFPDLAKKNDLPLIPFLLENVGGISDLNQRDGIHPTKEGHQILAKNVWAVLKPILK